CGCGGAATCCTGTCGGATTTCGCGGCGTTTTTGTTTTTTTATTGCGTGACCGCGATTTTAATCTTGACTCGCCACATCATGAAATATTATGTAAGTAATACTGACATAATTCAGTGTGTCTTATTGCCGGAATGCCGGTCACCAGGGAACGCGATGCGAACGACGACGATCATTATTTGCGAGAAAGCGGCCATTGCCGCCACGCCGCTTGACGGCCGCAAAACGACCGTTCGCGCCATTAAACGCCGATAGCCAAAAAAAGAGGAGCAGCCAGGTCGCCTGCGGCTCCGCCCGCAGAGTGCCGGCTGACGCGCCGGGTTTCGGGAAAGAGGGCGATGCCGCGCGAAATGCGCAACGAAGGGAGAGTGCCTTGAGTGTGACGGAGCAAAAATTCGGCCTTTACGATGCGGCTTTTGAAAAAAGCAGCTGTGGTGTCGGTTTCATCACCCGCAAGGACGGCGTGCAGACACATGATGTGCTCAAGCGCGGTCACGAGGCGCTCTGTGCCGTGCCGCATCGCGGTGGCATGTCGGCCGAAGGCGTGGGTGATGGTGCGGGCGTGTCGCTGGACCTCTCGCTCTCCTTTTTCCGAGAGCTGACAGGCGACGCTGCCCTACCGGCCGGGCGGTTCGGCGTCGGCAATTTTTTTCTGCCGCAGAACCCGGCTTTCCACGGTGAGGCCGTCGGCATCATCGGCAATGCTCTGAAAGAGCAGGGGTTCTCGGTCCTGCTGGTCCGTGATGTGCCCGTCAATGATACGGCCATCCGTCCCGCCGCAATCCCTTACCAGTTACCGATCCGCCAATGGGTCTTTTCAGCTCCGGTGGAATGCGCAACCCTTGCCGAATTCGACTGGCGTATCCACAAGGCTCTGCTCGCCATCGAAGCGCTTGCCTATACCGTGCCGGATCTTGCCGGTTTTTACCCGCTGTCGCTCAGCGCGCGCACGCAGGTCCTTAAGGGGCGTCTGAACTCTCAGGAGGTCATGCCCTACTTCTGCGACCTCACCGATCCGCGTCATAAAGTGCATACGATGTATTTCCACACGCGGTTTTCCACCAATACCGATCCGCACCCTTCCATGGCGCAGCCCTTCCGCCTGATGGCGCATAATGGCGAACTCAACACCGACAAGAAAAACCGTCTTTCGGAAGCGGCTGTGGCGCTGGCGAAGAATGCCAGCATCGTCAGGCCCAAAGGCCAGTCGGACAGCTGCCGTCTGGACCAGACATTGCAGGCGCGGGTGATGGAGGATGGCCTCGACCTCGTCACCGCCGTGGTCTCGATGATGCCGCCGGCCTGGGAAAACGACGACACCCTGTCGCCGGGCGTGAAGTCGATGCTGGAATATTTCTCGCTATATGAGGAAAAGAATGACGGCCCGGCCGCGCTGATTTTCGGCGACGGCACCATCATCGGCGCACGGCTTGATCGCCTCGGCCTGCGCCCGCTGCGGACCGTCGAGACAGACGATTATCTCTGCGTCATGTCGGAGGCGGGGCAGATCGCCTTTCCTGCCGAAAGCGTCATCCGCCGCGGCCGCATCGAGGCGGGTGGCATGCTGTATTACGACCACACTGAGCGTCGCGCCTTTTCCACGGTCGAGGCGCTGGAGCTTCTGGCCTCGCGACGGGACTACTCGTCGCTGCTGTCTGATGCGCGCGTGATGCTTGGTGATCTGCCGGAGGTGCCCGCTGACAAGCAAGGATCACCGCTTCGCTACAATGGCGATCTGGAACGGCACCAGCGTTATGTCGCCTATTCGCACAATCAGGAAAGCTTCAAATTCCTGATGGACCCGATGCTGGCCTCTGGTGCGGAAAAAATCTCGGCCATGGGTTATGGCAATGCCATCAATGCGCTTTCCGATCAGGAAGGCGGGGTGGCCAAATATTTCTCGCAGCGTTTCGCGCAGGTCACCAATCCGCCGCTCGACAGCATTCGCGAGGCTGATGGGATGACGCTGCGGGTGGCTCTCGGCGCAAAGCCGAACAGCGGCGCGAAGAAGGCCCGCCAGATCGTCGTGCGCTCCCCGATCCTGACCCACCTCGACATGCTGCGTATTCGCGAACAGCCCGAGACGCCCGTTCGTCGTTTCGAAATGCTTTATACGCCGGTCTTCGATGCGGAGGATGCCAATGAAGCGGCTCTCCGACAGGCCATCGACGGTCTCTGCGGTGAGGTCGTGGCTTTCGCGGCGGAGGAAGGCGGCATCGCCGTTGTCACCGACCGGCACGTTTCGGCCGGCCGCGCGGCCTTGCCGATGATCATGGTCGTTTCCGCCATCAATCAGCGGCTGATCGAGGAAGGCCTGCGGCTGCGTATCTCCCTGATCGTCGAAAGCGGGCAGTTTTCCTCCTCGCATCACATTGCAGCCGGCCTCGGCTTTGGAGCTTCAGCCGTCTATCCGCTCGGCGTGCAGTTCCGTGCTGAAGAGAAGTTTGGCGCCGATGCCGACAAGGCCTTCAAGCGCTTCGCCAAGGCGGCAGAAAAGTCGCTGATGAAGACCATGGGCAAGGTCGGGCTGTGTACCGCGGAAAGTTATATCGGCGGCGAATTCTTCGAGCCGAATTTCCTCGATACCAGCGATCCGGTGCTGAAGCGTTATTTCCCGAATGTGAAGACCCCGGTCGGTGGCGTCACCTTCGCCGTCATCGCACAGGCAGTCGCCGACTGGCACCGCAAGGCGCTGTCGGTGAAAGGCGAAAACGACATTCCGCTGCTCGGTCTCTTCAAAGAACGTGCCGAAGGTGCCGGCCACTCCTATGGCACGACGGCGGTTCGCGGCTTCGTTGATATGACGGAGGAAAAGATCGGTTTCGACAAGGGGACCGAGAACGAGGAGGCATTGCGCCTACTGCCGCTAAACCGGCTGGAGGATGCCTTCGGTCTCAACGATGCTGCCTATTATCACAACAGTTTCGACAGGCTGACCCCTGACGCAATCGACGCATTCGAGGTAACGCCCGGTTACCGCGCCTTTTCCCGCATGATGGCGGAAGAAAGAGCGCGCCGCCCTGCCGCCCTGCGTGATGTTCTGGAACTACCGGCCGACGTGACCTTCGCCGGTTCGGCCGAAGAGTTCCGCCGGGAAATGGGCCGTTTTTGCAGGCATGGAAATAACAGCTTCATGGTGCGCGGCTTGCGCTGTGACGAGGCGGCAGACGGCTCGTTCCGGCTACAGTTGATCGGCCCGCACGGTCATGAACTTGCCCGCCTCGCCGCACTCGGCCAGTCGCTGCTCGACCGTTTTGATGACGATATCGCCGGCCATTGGCTGGAAGGCGGCGCGCTCATGGTTCAGGCAAAGGGTGAGGCCTTCGCCTATATGTCGCTTATCCGCACCGCACCGAACAGCATTCCGCTTGAGACGGTGCAGAAGGCGAGCGAGATCACCAAGACGCTGGCATCGGGCGCCATGAGCCACGGCGCGCTTGTCGCCGCTGCCCATGAGGCGGTGGCGCATGGCACCAACATGGTTGGCGGCATGTCCAATTCGGGTGAGGGCGGCGAGCATATCTCCCGTTACGGCACCATCCGCGCCTCGCGCATCAAGCAGTTCGCCTCCGGCCGCTTCGGTGTCTGGGCCGGTTATCTTGCCGATCCAATGCTGGAGGAAATCGAGATCAAGATCGGCCAGGGCGCAAAGCCCGGAGAAGGCGGACAGTTGCCATCGCCGAAGGTGACGGTGGAAATCGCCGCCGCACGCGGTGGCACGCCCGGCGTCGAACTCGTTTCGCCGCCGCCGCATCACGATACCTATTCGATCGAAGATCTGGCCCAGCTCATCCACGATGCCAAGGCAGCGCGCGTGCGGGTCATCGTCAAGCTCGTCTCTTCGGAAGGCATCGGCACGATTGCGGTAGGCGTCGCCAAGGCGGGCGCAGATGTCATCAACGTCGCAGGCAATACCGGCGGCACGGGCGCGGCAGCCGTCACCAGCTTGAAATATACCGGCCGCGCGGCGGAAATCGGCATCGCCGAGGTGCATCAGGCGCTCTGCGCCACCGGCCTGCGCGCCAAGGTGCTGTTGCGCTGCTCCGGCGCCCACCAGACTGCGAGCGACGTGGTGAAGTCGGCCCTTCTAGGCGGCGACAGCTTTGAATTCGGCACCACGGCGCTGATGATGCTGAAATGCGTCATGGCGAAGAACTGCAACATCAAATGCCCGGCCGGCCTTACCACCAATCAGGAAGCCTTTAACGGCGACCCGAGGGCGCTGGCGCAATATCTCATGAACATCGCCCATGAGACGCGCGAGATTCTGGCAGGTCTAGGTCTGCGCTCCTTGCGGGAAGCCAGGGGCCGCTCCGATCTTCTTCACCTCCTCGATCATCCGGCGAGCGTCGGCCAGCTTGACCTCCGGGCAATGCTTGCCGTGGTCGAGGAGGTGAAGATCGACAACCCGGTCTATATGGAAAAGGACTTTGCGCTGGACGACGCCTTCATCGAACTTGTGCGTTCGGCTCTGGTCGACAGCAGGCGCGAAAACATCGAGCTTGGCGGCAACCGTTTCCTCAACAATTGCAACAAGAGCGTCGGCGGCCAGCTTGCTGTCGATATCGAACGGATGTTGAACCACGAACTTTCCGATGAGCAGCTGGATGCGCTGCCGGCCGTCAAGCGGGATAGCCGTGGTCGCCGTTTTCTGGAAGCGGGTTCAGTGCGCATTGATACGTCAGGTTCCGCCGGTCAGTCGTTCGGCGCTTTCTGCAATGACGGCATGATCATGGTCCACACCGGCACCTGCAACGACGGCGTCGGCAAGAGCGCCTGCGGCGGCACGATTGTCGTGCGTTCCCCCGGCGGCGGATCGAAGGAGACTGGTGGCAATGTGCTGGTCGGCAATTTTGCACTGTTCGGCGCCACCGGCGGCCGTACCTTCGTGGAAGGGCAGGCGGGCGACCGGTTCGCCGTGCGTAACTCCGGCGCGACCGCCGTGGTCGAAGGCGTTGGCGATTTCGCCTGCGAATATATGACAAACGGCGCCGTTCTCAACCTTGGCAGTTTCGGCAAAGGGTTCGGTAACGGCATGAGCGGCGGCTTCGTTTATCAATACGATCCCTATGGCGATCTGCCGAAGAAGGTCAGCCATGATTCGATCCTGCTCGGCTCGATCACGGGTGAGGATGAACAGGCCGCCATCCACAATCAGGCCGTTCACCAGCTTCTGACCCTGCATGTCGCGGAAACCGGCTCTGCCAAGGCCGCATGGCTTCTGGAAAACTGGGAAAGCGAGCAGCATAATTTCGCCTATGGCATGCCGCGCGCCCTGCTGCTCTATCAGGACAGTGATGAAATTCTGAAAGCCAAGCCCCGCAAGGAGCTGCTGGAGGAACTGGCCTCTGCGCTTGCCGGCTATCAGCTACGCAAGTTCAAGCTTGCCTATCGTGACCGCAAGGCCGTGCTCAACGGAACGGTGCCGGGTTATGGTGAGACGGACACGGAGGACATGTACGCGCTCATCAACAATTATACCGTGTTGAGCATGGCGCAGGCCATCGCCCTGCAACGGTTGCCGATGGCATCGGGCCCTTCTGATCCCGCCATCGAAAAAGCCGTGCGCAATCTCATCCTCACGGAAGATTACGCACTCATGCAGCGCCTGCTGAAATATGCCCGTGAAGCGCTTTCCGACCATAGCGACCAGCAGCTTGCGGTGATGATCGCCGCCAAACGCCTCGACGACTACAAGCAGGCGCTGGCCCGCCGGAATATCTGGTCGGTGGACAGCCCCGGCACCTATGGCTGGATCATTCAGCAGAACCGGAAAAACATCGAGAAGATCGGCCGTCTGCCGGGCTTCGAGGAGCTTTTCGCCGCGCGCGCCATTCCGGACCTTGCCACCGCATCCAGTCATAGCAGGGCGGCATGATGAAGATACCTTACATTCCACAGGATGCGCCCTTCAACGGAGATCAGCGCGCCTGGCTCGCCGGCTTTCTGGCCGGGCTCCACTCCCGCACCGCCATCGGTCTGGAGACCTCCGTCGCCGCCGCTGCCCCCAAATCGGCGGCCAGCGTGTTGAACATCCTTGTCGGCACCCAGACGGGCAATGCCGAAGCGCTTGCCATGGATATCGCCGCTGCGGCGCGCACTCAGGGCATGCAGCCGGTGGTGACGGCTCTGGATGACGTCTCCATGGACAGCCTCGGCTCCATGAAGCGGGTCATCGTCGTCACTTCGACCTATGGCGAAGGCGAGATGCCTGACAATGCCCAGCTGTTCTGGGAGGCGCTTGCTGCTGACAGCGCGCCGCGGCTGGACGAGATGAATTTCGCCGTACTTGCCTTGGGTGATACCGGTTATGACGGGTTCTGCCAGGCGGGTAAGCTTATCGACACGCGTTTTGAACAGCTCGGCGGCAGGCGCATGAAAGCGCGTATCGACTGCGATATCGACTTTGAGGATGCAGCCGCTGCGTGGATCGGTGAGGCCCTGCCGCTTGCGCTGGCCGTCGATGGCGGCAAGGAAGCCGCTGTCACCATGCCCGACATCGCCGCGCAGCCAACGCGGGCAAAATCGGGCTGGAGCCGCAAGAACCCCTATCCAGCGACGGTAGGCGTTAATCGCCGCCTGTCCGGTTCCGGCTCGTCCAAGGAAATCCGCCACTACGAATTCGATCTCCGCGAAAGCGGGCTCGATTATGAGGCGGGTGACGCGCTTGGTGTTGTTCCGCTTAACAATCCGAAACTGGCCGGCGCGCTTCTCGGCCATTTCGGAGCGGTCGGAGACAGCCAAGTCGCCGGGCTGGACCGGCCGGTTGGCGATGCGCTTCTCAACATCTACGAGATTTCAACGCCCTCACGCGAACTGGTGGCTGAAATCGGCAAGCGCGCTGGGCATGAAGAACTTTCCCATATCCTTGCGAATGGCGACAAGGAGCAGCTGGCCGCCTTTCTCTGGAGCAAGGATATTCTCGACCTGCTCAATCTAGGCGGAAAGCCGCTCTTCGAGCTTGCCGAATTCGTCACCTTCCTGAAACCCTTGCAGCACCGCGCCTATTCCATCTCCTCAAGCCCTCTGCTTGCGAAAGACAGCGTGCATCTGACGATCGCCAGCGTGCGGTATCGCGCCGAGGGCCGGGAGCGTGGCGGCGTATGCTCCACCTATCTCGCAGATCGGGTGGAGGCTGGGCAGAGCGCCGGTATTTTCGTTTCGCCCAACAAGGCATTCCGTGTCCCGCAGGACGATAATGCGCCTGTTATCATGGTTGGACCGGGCACGGGTATTGCGCCGTTTCGGGCCTTTTTGCAGGAACGGCAGGCACGCGGCGCCAGGGGCAAGAACTGGCTGTTTTTCGGCGACCAGCACCGGCAATCGGACTTCATCTATGAAAACGAACTTGGCGACATGAGCCGCGACGGCGTGCTGACACGCCTCGACCTTGCTTTTTCACGGGATCAGGCGGAGAAAATCTATGTCCAGACCCGCATGCGGCAGAACGGTAAGGCGCTTTATCAATGGCTGGAGGAGGGCGGTTATTTCTACGTCTGCGGCGATGCGACCCGTATGGCCAAGGATGTCGATGACGCCCTGCACAGCATCATAAGCGATGAGGCCGGCATCTCCGCCGAGGCCGCAAGCGACTATGTCAACCGGCTAAAGCGTGAAAAACGCTATCTGCGCGACGTCTATTAGACCCAACCGTAAAAGGGGCCGCCGGAGCACCGATTGCCTCAGCAATTGGTGCAGGCGGTCTCGGCGTCACGCTGCTTGAAGAAATAATCCCTGCCGATCGTGATCGACTTTGTGCCGGATGAGGCGACATCAGGCATGAACATCAGCAATTCATGTGGGACGGAAAGTTCCACATGAATGAGGAAGCTGTCTTGCACCAGCAGGCGCGTCGGAACGGTGACCACTGATCCCACCGCATAGGGTCTCAGATTCTTCTCATCCCAGGACCAGGTGATTTTTGCCTGTTTTTGCGCGTCGATCTTGATGCCGCTGATCTTCAGTTTCAGGCCCTTGGTACTGTAGGGCGCAAAAACCGCGGCTGCGACATCCTGCATGCCTGTGAGGTAGGTTTTGTCGACGGAACCTGTTTTTGATATCAGGTCGTTGATGGTGGCGGCCGCACTGCTTGCCCGCTTGTAGGTATTGTAGCCGATCGTCAACTCGAAAGAGGTCAGATAAAGCGCGAGCAATATCGGGAAGACGATGGCGAATTCCACCGCGCCCACGCCCCGGCTATCTCCGGCAAAGCGTGAAACGAGCGCGATCAGACGCCGCCTGCCGCTTGCCGCAACCAAGACAAGCCTTTCCATCATGCCCCCCCGCCTGTGATGTATTTCTCGCTCATGAACGCACTCGTCGCGACGATGAGGAAATGGGAGGGCATCGATCCGTCGGCGGGGCGTATTTTGGTGAGATAGGGTCGGATGATATCGGCGACCACACGCCAGCGATAATAGACGCGCAACATGTTGATGGTTTCCGGTCCGCCTGGCTTGAAACCGAACTGGGCCGTATCGAGATCGTAATATTCGCCATAGGCTTTCAGGGGTATCGTGGTCGGAATATCCTTGAAGGCGGTAAAAGAGCGAAGGTCGACATACAGTTTCTCTTCTTTTTTGATCTCGTCTTCCGAGCAGG
This window of the Agrobacterium fabrum str. C58 genome carries:
- a CDS encoding TadE/TadG family type IV pilus assembly protein, whose protein sequence is MMERLVLVAASGRRRLIALVSRFAGDSRGVGAVEFAIVFPILLALYLTSFELTIGYNTYKRASSAAATINDLISKTGSVDKTYLTGMQDVAAAVFAPYSTKGLKLKISGIKIDAQKQAKITWSWDEKNLRPYAVGSVVTVPTRLLVQDSFLIHVELSVPHELLMFMPDVASSGTKSITIGRDYFFKQRDAETACTNC
- a CDS encoding sulfite reductase subunit alpha gives rise to the protein MMKIPYIPQDAPFNGDQRAWLAGFLAGLHSRTAIGLETSVAAAAPKSAASVLNILVGTQTGNAEALAMDIAAAARTQGMQPVVTALDDVSMDSLGSMKRVIVVTSTYGEGEMPDNAQLFWEALAADSAPRLDEMNFAVLALGDTGYDGFCQAGKLIDTRFEQLGGRRMKARIDCDIDFEDAAAAWIGEALPLALAVDGGKEAAVTMPDIAAQPTRAKSGWSRKNPYPATVGVNRRLSGSGSSKEIRHYEFDLRESGLDYEAGDALGVVPLNNPKLAGALLGHFGAVGDSQVAGLDRPVGDALLNIYEISTPSRELVAEIGKRAGHEELSHILANGDKEQLAAFLWSKDILDLLNLGGKPLFELAEFVTFLKPLQHRAYSISSSPLLAKDSVHLTIASVRYRAEGRERGGVCSTYLADRVEAGQSAGIFVSPNKAFRVPQDDNAPVIMVGPGTGIAPFRAFLQERQARGARGKNWLFFGDQHRQSDFIYENELGDMSRDGVLTRLDLAFSRDQAEKIYVQTRMRQNGKALYQWLEEGGYFYVCGDATRMAKDVDDALHSIISDEAGISAEAASDYVNRLKREKRYLRDVY
- a CDS encoding TadE/TadG family type IV pilus assembly protein; this encodes MRLARLKPLLEKFGFSRDGTAAIEFAILAIPYFLVVFAIIETFIALMAEQVVANATETMSRRLRTGQISSSITKEDFRRSFCNEVSVMIACSEDEIKKEEKLYVDLRSFTAFKDIPTTIPLKAYGEYYDLDTAQFGFKPGGPETINMLRVYYRWRVVADIIRPYLTKIRPADGSMPSHFLIVATSAFMSEKYITGGGA
- a CDS encoding glutamate synthase-related protein, with the protein product MSVTEQKFGLYDAAFEKSSCGVGFITRKDGVQTHDVLKRGHEALCAVPHRGGMSAEGVGDGAGVSLDLSLSFFRELTGDAALPAGRFGVGNFFLPQNPAFHGEAVGIIGNALKEQGFSVLLVRDVPVNDTAIRPAAIPYQLPIRQWVFSAPVECATLAEFDWRIHKALLAIEALAYTVPDLAGFYPLSLSARTQVLKGRLNSQEVMPYFCDLTDPRHKVHTMYFHTRFSTNTDPHPSMAQPFRLMAHNGELNTDKKNRLSEAAVALAKNASIVRPKGQSDSCRLDQTLQARVMEDGLDLVTAVVSMMPPAWENDDTLSPGVKSMLEYFSLYEEKNDGPAALIFGDGTIIGARLDRLGLRPLRTVETDDYLCVMSEAGQIAFPAESVIRRGRIEAGGMLYYDHTERRAFSTVEALELLASRRDYSSLLSDARVMLGDLPEVPADKQGSPLRYNGDLERHQRYVAYSHNQESFKFLMDPMLASGAEKISAMGYGNAINALSDQEGGVAKYFSQRFAQVTNPPLDSIREADGMTLRVALGAKPNSGAKKARQIVVRSPILTHLDMLRIREQPETPVRRFEMLYTPVFDAEDANEAALRQAIDGLCGEVVAFAAEEGGIAVVTDRHVSAGRAALPMIMVVSAINQRLIEEGLRLRISLIVESGQFSSSHHIAAGLGFGASAVYPLGVQFRAEEKFGADADKAFKRFAKAAEKSLMKTMGKVGLCTAESYIGGEFFEPNFLDTSDPVLKRYFPNVKTPVGGVTFAVIAQAVADWHRKALSVKGENDIPLLGLFKERAEGAGHSYGTTAVRGFVDMTEEKIGFDKGTENEEALRLLPLNRLEDAFGLNDAAYYHNSFDRLTPDAIDAFEVTPGYRAFSRMMAEERARRPAALRDVLELPADVTFAGSAEEFRREMGRFCRHGNNSFMVRGLRCDEAADGSFRLQLIGPHGHELARLAALGQSLLDRFDDDIAGHWLEGGALMVQAKGEAFAYMSLIRTAPNSIPLETVQKASEITKTLASGAMSHGALVAAAHEAVAHGTNMVGGMSNSGEGGEHISRYGTIRASRIKQFASGRFGVWAGYLADPMLEEIEIKIGQGAKPGEGGQLPSPKVTVEIAAARGGTPGVELVSPPPHHDTYSIEDLAQLIHDAKAARVRVIVKLVSSEGIGTIAVGVAKAGADVINVAGNTGGTGAAAVTSLKYTGRAAEIGIAEVHQALCATGLRAKVLLRCSGAHQTASDVVKSALLGGDSFEFGTTALMMLKCVMAKNCNIKCPAGLTTNQEAFNGDPRALAQYLMNIAHETREILAGLGLRSLREARGRSDLLHLLDHPASVGQLDLRAMLAVVEEVKIDNPVYMEKDFALDDAFIELVRSALVDSRRENIELGGNRFLNNCNKSVGGQLAVDIERMLNHELSDEQLDALPAVKRDSRGRRFLEAGSVRIDTSGSAGQSFGAFCNDGMIMVHTGTCNDGVGKSACGGTIVVRSPGGGSKETGGNVLVGNFALFGATGGRTFVEGQAGDRFAVRNSGATAVVEGVGDFACEYMTNGAVLNLGSFGKGFGNGMSGGFVYQYDPYGDLPKKVSHDSILLGSITGEDEQAAIHNQAVHQLLTLHVAETGSAKAAWLLENWESEQHNFAYGMPRALLLYQDSDEILKAKPRKELLEELASALAGYQLRKFKLAYRDRKAVLNGTVPGYGETDTEDMYALINNYTVLSMAQAIALQRLPMASGPSDPAIEKAVRNLILTEDYALMQRLLKYAREALSDHSDQQLAVMIAAKRLDDYKQALARRNIWSVDSPGTYGWIIQQNRKNIEKIGRLPGFEELFAARAIPDLATASSHSRAA